The bacterium genome contains a region encoding:
- a CDS encoding HAD family hydrolase, whose protein sequence is MSVRAVIFDLFDTLVDLHMENLPRVTLGKRQIPSTLGALHEQIVRHVDMEIEEFLNIVREVDKISRETRYKQGLEFPTLQRFEEICERLGTDDPDLPETLTRTHMRAIQDQVRYLPHHVDLLRELRDAGLKTAICSNFSHAPTGLDVIEEAGLTEQLDEVVISVDVAYRKPRAEIFEETLRRLSIAPDEGIHVGDNLDADVDGAAKLGIRTVWVTRRVSDPRVHLERHKGRAPEFVVSDLREIPGIAVAGCAS, encoded by the coding sequence ATGAGCGTGCGCGCAGTCATTTTCGACTTATTCGACACACTGGTGGATCTCCACATGGAGAACCTGCCCCGCGTTACCCTGGGCAAGCGTCAGATTCCCTCCACGCTCGGGGCCCTCCACGAGCAGATTGTGCGGCACGTCGACATGGAGATCGAGGAATTCCTGAATATCGTGCGCGAGGTCGACAAGATCTCCCGCGAAACGCGCTACAAGCAAGGTCTGGAGTTTCCGACCCTGCAGCGCTTCGAAGAGATCTGTGAGCGACTCGGAACGGACGACCCGGACTTGCCCGAAACCCTGACGCGCACGCATATGAGGGCCATCCAGGACCAGGTCCGCTACCTGCCCCATCACGTGGACCTGCTGCGGGAGCTGCGAGACGCAGGCTTGAAGACCGCCATCTGTTCGAACTTCAGCCATGCCCCCACGGGTCTGGATGTGATCGAGGAAGCCGGACTCACCGAGCAACTCGACGAGGTCGTGATTTCGGTGGATGTGGCTTATCGCAAACCGCGCGCCGAGATCTTCGAAGAAACGCTGCGACGGCTTTCGATCGCACCGGACGAGGGTATTCACGTGGGCGACAACCTGGACGCTGATGTGGACGGTGCGGCGAAACTCGGAATTCGCACCGTCTGGGTGACACGCAGGGTTTCGGATCCCAGAGTGCATCTGGAGCGTCACAAGGGCCGTGCACCGGAGTTCGTAGTCAGCGATCTGCGCGAAATTCCGGGAATTGCAGTCGCTGGGTGCGCCTCGTGA
- a CDS encoding chromosomal replication initiator protein DnaA codes for MEIQGGWDVVRDAVRRTVGSSAYDKWFGRVEVLLEDGSLVIQGPDRFSVNWIRRHYDGVIRAAASGVRDIEYRVDPALFQDEAMPVPAIEPSESEIPDEAEQGRLDAFAGFVSGPSNALALEAARAVARGRANRCSPLYLAGPSGVGKTYLCKAIRETLGRDVVYRSAEEFTSEVTGAMRTGKMASIRDRYRRSANVLILEDVQFLAGKRATQMELFHTLEHLMSRDRTVVLSADRPPFEIDGLDPKLASRMGSGFVACIAPPPFETRLQTLRLKAAGGGVRVPEDCLELLAQRPVESVLDLLAGLNQVVARSTLLHRPINTDLVREALSAVEVPGRPRRVEELRTLVGRVYGLNETQLRSRSRRRSVSRPRQIAMYLCRRYTEASLADIGRAFDKDHTTVLYSINAVEQRMRESAQFRYEIEALLPRLNSPNPVHSASDSSRGTRRT; via the coding sequence GTGGAAATTCAGGGGGGTTGGGACGTCGTTCGCGACGCGGTCCGGCGAACTGTCGGTTCGTCTGCGTACGACAAATGGTTCGGACGAGTCGAAGTCTTATTAGAGGACGGATCTCTGGTGATCCAGGGTCCAGATCGCTTCAGCGTGAACTGGATCCGCCGGCACTACGACGGGGTCATTCGCGCCGCAGCTTCGGGCGTTCGAGACATCGAGTACCGCGTGGATCCGGCGTTGTTTCAAGACGAGGCAATGCCGGTTCCCGCGATCGAGCCGAGCGAATCAGAGATCCCCGACGAAGCCGAGCAGGGCCGTCTCGATGCCTTTGCGGGTTTCGTTTCGGGACCCAGTAACGCCCTGGCCCTCGAAGCCGCCCGCGCGGTCGCACGCGGCCGGGCCAATCGCTGCAGCCCTCTCTATCTCGCCGGTCCCAGCGGTGTGGGAAAAACCTATTTGTGCAAGGCAATCCGGGAAACTCTGGGCCGCGACGTCGTCTACCGCTCGGCTGAGGAGTTCACCAGCGAAGTCACAGGTGCGATGCGCACCGGAAAGATGGCATCGATCCGCGATCGCTACCGGCGCTCGGCCAATGTACTGATCCTGGAAGACGTGCAGTTCCTGGCGGGCAAACGCGCCACACAGATGGAGCTATTCCACACCCTGGAACACCTGATGAGCCGCGACCGGACCGTCGTCCTGAGTGCGGACCGGCCGCCTTTCGAAATCGATGGACTCGATCCCAAGCTGGCTTCGCGGATGGGTTCGGGCTTCGTCGCCTGTATTGCACCGCCTCCTTTTGAAACCCGTCTACAGACCCTGCGCCTGAAAGCAGCGGGCGGAGGCGTCCGCGTCCCCGAAGATTGCCTGGAACTGCTCGCGCAACGGCCGGTTGAAAGCGTTCTCGACCTGCTGGCCGGACTGAATCAAGTGGTTGCACGCTCCACCCTCTTGCACCGGCCCATCAATACTGACCTCGTACGCGAAGCGCTGAGCGCCGTCGAAGTACCGGGTCGTCCCCGACGCGTGGAAGAACTGCGCACACTGGTCGGTCGCGTCTACGGTTTGAACGAAACCCAATTGCGCAGTCGCTCCAGACGACGCAGCGTGAGTCGGCCTCGACAGATCGCAATGTACCTGTGCCGACGCTACACCGAAGCCTCACTCGCCGATATCGGGCGCGCTTTCGACAAGGATCACACGACGGTCCTGTACTCGATCAACGCCGTGGAACAACGAATGCGCGAGAGCGCGCAATTCCGCTACGAGATCGAAGCACTCCTGCCACGCCTCAATTCGCCGAATCCTGTCCATAGTGCTTCCGATAGTAGTCGAGGTACTCGCCGGACCTGA
- the cofG gene encoding 7,8-didemethyl-8-hydroxy-5-deazariboflavin synthase CofG has protein sequence MALTRAEQIEAIRKAVDAEPLGRGAALEIAWQLDREPEAILQPLLEAAQELGIRGHGREITVSRNVFIPLTNLCRNRCGYCTFAVQPDDPDAHTWPLSDVRAMARKAFAAGCPEALFCLGDKPEVAYRGYRGWLQEQGFANTTAYLIEACRVAYEQGVFPHTNAGIMSAEELTRLRPFNASMGLMLETVSPRLRQKGEAHYYCPDKEPELRLRMTREAGELKIPFTSGILIGIGETPAERVDTLLAIRELHNEGGHIQEVIVQNFHPKSGTALADLPMPSDELMAGTVALARLLLGPQMNLQAPPNLSPTSLELLVRSGLNDWGGVSPVTIDFINPEAPWPELEELRARTRAAGYTLRDRHCVYPAYIVQQPEFFDPEMLRRLRAASDADGYPLPPSSASEGA, from the coding sequence TTGGCGCTGACCCGCGCGGAGCAGATCGAAGCGATCCGGAAGGCAGTCGACGCGGAGCCCCTGGGCCGCGGCGCGGCGTTGGAGATCGCCTGGCAACTCGATCGCGAACCCGAGGCGATCCTGCAGCCCCTGCTCGAGGCCGCTCAGGAACTCGGTATTCGCGGGCACGGGCGCGAGATCACCGTCTCGCGAAACGTCTTTATTCCGCTCACCAATCTCTGCCGGAATCGCTGTGGCTACTGCACTTTCGCCGTTCAGCCCGACGATCCGGACGCTCATACCTGGCCGCTATCGGACGTTCGAGCGATGGCTCGCAAGGCCTTCGCCGCCGGCTGTCCCGAAGCGCTCTTCTGCCTGGGCGACAAGCCCGAAGTCGCCTATCGCGGCTATCGCGGCTGGTTGCAGGAGCAGGGTTTCGCGAACACCACGGCGTATCTGATCGAGGCGTGTCGTGTGGCCTACGAGCAGGGGGTCTTCCCGCACACGAATGCGGGCATCATGAGCGCCGAAGAGCTGACCCGGCTGCGCCCTTTCAACGCGAGCATGGGGCTGATGCTGGAAACCGTCAGCCCGCGCCTGCGCCAGAAGGGTGAAGCACACTACTACTGCCCCGACAAAGAACCCGAACTGCGCCTGCGCATGACGCGCGAGGCGGGAGAGCTGAAGATTCCGTTCACCAGCGGAATCCTGATCGGAATCGGTGAGACGCCAGCAGAACGCGTCGATACCCTGCTGGCGATCCGCGAGTTGCACAACGAGGGCGGGCATATCCAGGAAGTCATCGTGCAGAATTTTCACCCGAAGTCGGGCACGGCGCTGGCCGATCTGCCAATGCCATCGGACGAACTGATGGCCGGTACGGTTGCGCTCGCGCGTCTCCTGCTCGGTCCGCAGATGAATCTGCAGGCGCCACCGAATCTTTCCCCCACATCGCTCGAGCTACTGGTGCGGTCCGGACTGAATGACTGGGGCGGGGTGTCGCCCGTCACGATCGATTTCATCAATCCCGAAGCACCCTGGCCCGAGCTAGAGGAGTTGCGCGCCCGAACCCGGGCCGCAGGCTATACACTTCGCGATCGGCACTGCGTGTATCCTGCGTATATCGTGCAGCAACCCGAGTTCTTCGATCCCGAGATGCTTCGGCGTTTGCGCGCCGCAAGCGATGCGGACGGCTATCCACTGCCGCCGTCGAGTGCGTCTGAAGGAGCCTGA
- the rfbB gene encoding dTDP-glucose 4,6-dehydratase, whose translation MKVLVTGGCGFIGSNFIRLLLSEQPEAQIMNLDLLTYAGNPANLADVAESARYQFSRGDIRDPKAVARLIEEADWIVNFAAETHVDRSTSSERAGEFIDTNVYGTYVMLEAMREHCAGARFLQVGTDEVYGDVAYPGFPDETTLLAPSSPYSAAKAGADHLALAFYRTHGLDVIVSRCTNNYGPYQFPEKMIPLFVINALSDEALPLYDGGTQVRDWLRVEDHCRALLLLLQRGESGQVYNVGANQDPEVPNKELTEMILRCCGKPDSLIRPVEGLRPGHDQRYAVDTAKIRALGWSPQADLQEGVARTVAWYDENRDWWEPIRSGEYLDYYRKHYGQDSAN comes from the coding sequence ATGAAAGTCCTGGTTACCGGCGGCTGCGGGTTCATCGGTTCGAACTTCATCCGCCTGCTGCTCTCCGAACAACCGGAAGCGCAGATCATGAATCTGGATCTGCTCACCTACGCCGGGAATCCCGCCAATCTGGCAGATGTCGCGGAATCAGCGCGTTACCAGTTTTCCAGGGGAGATATTCGCGATCCGAAAGCCGTCGCACGCCTGATCGAGGAGGCCGACTGGATCGTCAATTTCGCAGCCGAAACCCACGTGGATCGTTCGACCAGCTCCGAGCGTGCCGGCGAGTTCATCGACACGAATGTGTACGGTACCTATGTGATGCTCGAGGCGATGCGCGAACACTGTGCGGGTGCGCGTTTCCTGCAAGTGGGCACAGATGAAGTCTACGGCGACGTCGCGTATCCGGGTTTTCCAGACGAGACGACCCTGCTCGCTCCATCGAGTCCCTACTCTGCAGCCAAGGCCGGGGCCGACCATCTCGCCCTCGCCTTCTACCGAACACACGGACTCGATGTGATCGTTTCGCGTTGCACGAACAACTACGGTCCCTACCAGTTTCCGGAAAAGATGATTCCGCTCTTCGTCATCAACGCGCTCTCGGACGAGGCGCTGCCCTTATACGATGGGGGGACGCAAGTGCGGGACTGGCTGCGCGTCGAAGACCACTGTCGCGCCCTGCTGCTACTATTGCAGCGGGGTGAATCCGGTCAGGTCTACAACGTGGGAGCGAACCAGGATCCCGAGGTTCCCAACAAGGAACTGACGGAGATGATCCTGCGCTGTTGCGGAAAACCCGATTCGTTGATCCGGCCGGTGGAAGGACTTCGGCCCGGTCACGACCAGCGCTACGCCGTCGATACGGCAAAGATTCGCGCACTCGGCTGGTCGCCACAGGCTGATCTCCAGGAGGGAGTCGCGCGAACCGTGGCCTGGTATGACGAGAATCGGGACTGGTGGGAACCGATCAGGTCCGGCGAGTACCTCGACTACTATCGGAAGCACTATGGACAGGATTCGGCGAATTGA
- the cofH gene encoding 5-amino-6-(D-ribitylamino)uracil--L-tyrosine 4-hydroxyphenyl transferase CofH, whose amino-acid sequence MSAPQSLSEKLLRGTDHHVHAALEKSLEGRELSQADAATLLGARGRDLQILCAVADSVRQDDVGDEVSYVVCRNINFTNICYVGCKFCGFSRHKHNSDAYERSIEEILERAHEAWKAGASELCLQGGIHPNKDGFWYAQIIGAIKAELPNIHLHALSPEEIHFGVQKSNGMSLRDYLSMLKDEGLGTMPGTAAEILDDGVRKIISPKKLMTDRWVEIITTAHELGIRSSSTLLYGHIETPQHVAKHLDLLRDIQKNTGGFTEFVPLGFVHHQTKLYRNEHSRAGASMQEDLALLATARLFLRPYIKNVQISWVKMGFKLGQVGLMSGANDFGGTLMEESISNAAGSEHGDHVEVPTIRRLIREIARIPYERTTTYGRRATPATEATAFAELELAQPQALFATGMGSGY is encoded by the coding sequence ATGTCAGCCCCCCAGTCCCTGTCCGAGAAACTGTTGCGCGGAACCGATCACCACGTACACGCTGCCCTCGAGAAGTCTCTCGAAGGCCGGGAGCTCTCGCAGGCCGACGCAGCCACGCTTCTGGGCGCGCGTGGCCGCGATCTGCAGATCCTATGCGCCGTCGCCGATTCCGTTCGCCAGGACGATGTCGGTGACGAGGTGAGCTATGTGGTCTGTCGCAACATCAACTTCACCAACATCTGCTATGTCGGTTGCAAGTTCTGTGGCTTCTCCCGACACAAGCACAATTCGGACGCTTACGAGCGCAGTATCGAGGAAATCCTGGAACGCGCGCACGAAGCCTGGAAGGCCGGGGCTTCCGAACTCTGCCTCCAGGGCGGGATCCACCCCAATAAGGATGGCTTCTGGTACGCGCAGATCATCGGCGCCATCAAAGCGGAGCTGCCCAATATCCACCTCCATGCACTCTCACCCGAAGAGATTCACTTCGGCGTGCAGAAGTCCAATGGAATGTCCCTGCGCGATTACCTCTCGATGCTCAAGGACGAGGGACTGGGAACGATGCCCGGTACAGCCGCAGAGATCCTCGACGATGGAGTGCGCAAGATCATCAGCCCGAAGAAGTTGATGACCGACCGCTGGGTCGAGATCATCACCACGGCCCATGAACTGGGGATTCGTTCGAGTTCAACTCTTCTATACGGGCACATCGAGACGCCCCAGCACGTCGCCAAGCACCTGGATCTGCTGCGCGATATCCAGAAGAACACCGGGGGCTTTACCGAGTTCGTCCCGCTCGGTTTCGTTCATCACCAGACCAAGCTCTACCGCAACGAACACTCTCGTGCGGGGGCGAGCATGCAAGAGGACCTGGCGCTACTGGCCACCGCGCGTCTTTTCCTGCGCCCGTACATCAAGAACGTGCAGATCTCGTGGGTGAAGATGGGATTCAAGCTCGGTCAGGTCGGACTGATGTCGGGGGCCAATGACTTTGGCGGAACTCTCATGGAGGAGTCGATCAGCAATGCCGCGGGATCGGAGCACGGCGATCACGTCGAGGTACCTACCATCCGGCGTTTGATCCGCGAAATCGCTCGTATTCCCTACGAACGCACGACTACCTATGGACGCAGGGCGACACCTGCGACCGAAGCGACCGCCTTCGCCGAACTCGAACTCGCACAGCCTCAGGCGTTGTTTGCCACCGGCATGGGGAGTGGCTACTAG
- a CDS encoding site-specific DNA-methyltransferase, whose product MNRILLGDNEVLLPELADGSVDLIYVDPPFNTGKPQRRTRMRTRQDAAGDRVGFQGRRYRTEVVGTSEFADSFDDFLKFIEPRIHHAYRILKPDGSFFLHLDAREVHYCKVLVDQIFGRDAFMNEIIWSYDYGGRPKRRWPAKHDTILWYAKDPSNYTFNYDEIDRIPYQAPGLVGAEKAARGKTPTDVWWNTIVPTSGRERTGYATQKPLGVVERIVRVHSNPGDLLLDFFAGSGTLGDAAARNQREFVLMDSNPEAIEVMRKRLTYAEPEIVDIPAKRPVP is encoded by the coding sequence GTGAACAGAATCCTGCTTGGCGACAACGAAGTGCTACTGCCCGAGCTAGCGGACGGCTCGGTCGATCTGATCTATGTAGACCCGCCGTTCAACACGGGTAAACCGCAGCGCCGAACTCGGATGCGCACCAGGCAGGATGCCGCTGGAGATCGCGTCGGTTTTCAGGGCCGACGCTATCGCACCGAAGTCGTGGGTACGAGCGAATTCGCGGATTCTTTCGATGACTTCCTGAAGTTCATCGAGCCGCGGATTCACCACGCCTACCGGATCTTGAAACCGGACGGCTCCTTCTTCCTGCACCTCGATGCCCGCGAAGTTCACTACTGCAAGGTGCTCGTGGATCAGATCTTCGGTCGCGACGCATTCATGAACGAGATCATCTGGTCGTACGATTACGGCGGGCGTCCGAAGAGGCGCTGGCCGGCCAAGCACGACACGATTCTCTGGTACGCCAAGGATCCGTCAAACTACACGTTCAATTACGATGAGATCGATCGGATTCCCTACCAGGCTCCCGGTCTGGTCGGGGCAGAGAAAGCGGCTCGCGGCAAAACTCCGACCGATGTCTGGTGGAACACGATCGTGCCGACGTCGGGTCGGGAGCGCACGGGCTACGCCACACAGAAACCGTTGGGAGTGGTCGAGCGCATCGTGCGCGTGCACAGCAATCCGGGCGATCTCCTGCTCGACTTCTTCGCGGGCAGCGGAACGCTCGGCGATGCGGCTGCGCGCAATCAGCGCGAGTTCGTGCTGATGGATTCGAACCCCGAAGCGATCGAGGTCATGCGCAAGCGTCTTACCTACGCAGAACCGGAGATCGTCGACATCCCGGCGAAGCGGCCGGTTCCCTAA